The following nucleotide sequence is from Pirellulales bacterium.
AGTTTGATGGCCCGGGCCCAGGCGATATCTTCCAGCGACGGTTGCGGCGGCGCGACCGGTTGTTCGGCGGTTTCCGGTTCGGGCAGCTTGACGCCTTGCAGCGCCGCCAGCGCCTGGGTGAGGCGGTCCGGCGCAAGTCCACCTTGCGACCAGAGCAGGTAGACCGCGACGCCTTCGGCCAGCAGCGTACCCAGCGCGAAATAAGCCAGCCCGGCGGCGAGCATCTTGATCAGCTTGCCGATCATGAACGGGCCTCCCGCAGCCAGCGCTGCGCAGCCACCTCGTCAAGCTGTAGATGCTCCAGGCGGCGGGCTTCGTGCTCGAAGCGATCTTGTTGGGTTTCGCGGAGTCGTTCGAGGATGCGCACCTGGCGATCGGCTTCGGCCAGTGCCGCGCGGCGGACCTCGATTTCCTCCTGCACGGAGCGCAATTGCTTTTCAAGCAGCTGTCGTTCAGCGCGCAACAGCATTTCATAACGCTCGATGTTCAACAGCGCATCGACGTCGAGCGGGCCCAGGCCCCGGGTCTGGGCCAGTTCGTGCTGCGCCTGTAACTGCGCGTCAATCTCGGCCCGGCGCTCGAGCAGCACCGCTTCGGCTGCCAAGGCTTCGCCCAAGGCGGTGCGCCGCTCGTCGCGAGCGGCCTCGCGGAGGTGCAGCAACGTCTGCAGGCGAAATCGGAAGCGGGCCATGCGGATTCAGCTCGTTACGCGGTTGCGGTGCGTGGGGTCGGCGCGCGGCCGGCGGGGGTTGTCGGTTGGGGGACGTTGCGCCGGCGCGCGGCGCTGCGCACCAGGGCCTCGAGTCCTTCGCGGGCTGATTCGACCGTGGCCGGCTCCTCGATACGCTGCCGCAGGAACAGATTGATCTCGTCACGCATGTCGACCGCCAGATCGACGACCGGGTTGGTGCCGCGCCGGTAGGCGCCAATCGAAATCAGGTCTTCGTTCTCGCGATATGCGGCCAACAGCTCGCGCACGAACCGCGCGGCCTCTTGGTGTTCGGGCGGCGCGATCGTGCTCATCAGCCGGCTCAGGCTGTCGAGCACGTCGACCGCCGGGTAGTGGCCGCGCGAGGCGATCTTGCGCGACAGCCAGGTGTGCCCATCGAGCAGCCCACGCACGGCGTCGCCGATCGGCTCGTTCGGATCGTCGGCCTCGACCAGCACGGAATAAAAGGCCGTGATGCTGCCATCCGTGGTGCGCCCGGCGCGCTCCACGAGCTTCGGCAGCATGGCAAAGACCGAGGGCGGATAGCCGCGCGTCGCCGGCGGCTCGCCCGCCGCGAGCCCGATTTCGCGCTGTGCCATCGCGAACCGCGTGAGCGAGTCGACTAGCAGCAGCACGTCTTGCTGCAGGTCCCGAAAGTATTCGGCAAGGGCCGTCGCCACGAGCGCCGCCCGCACGCGCAGAATGGCCGGCTCGTCGCTGGTTGCCACGACCACGACGCTGCGGGCACGCCCTTCGGGGCCCAGGTCGCGCTCGAGGAATTCGTTCAGCTCGCGGCCGCGTTCGCCGACCAGGCCGATCACCCGGATGTCGGCACTGGTGTACCGGGCCATCATGCCGAGAGTCACGCTCTTGCCCACGCCTGGCCCGGCAAAGATGCCCATCCGTTGGCCGCGCCCGCAAGTCAGCAGGCCGTCGATCGAACGGATGCCCGTCGACAGGGGAGTATCGATCCGCGGGCGTTGCGTGGCCAGGGGCGCAGAACGCTGAATCGGAATCCGGTGAGCCAGTGCCGGTTGCGGGCCGCCATCGATCGCGCGGCCTCGGGCGTCGATCACGCGCCCGAGCAGCTCGGGTCCGACGCGCAGGTAGGGTACGGTCTGCACCAGGCGGACCGCATTGCCGTGCCGGACTCCCGACATATCGCTCAAGGGGAACAGAATCGTCTCGCCGCCGTTGAAGCCCACGACCTCGGCCGGCACGGGTGCGCCGGCGTGCCGCTCGATCTCGGCGACGGCGCCGACGGGCGCCGGAAAGCCTTCGACGGCGGCGGTAAGTCCCAAAGTTCGCACGACGCGACCTGCGATCGCGGTGGGCATGATCTGGGCGACTTGTGCTTCGAGGTCGAGCATGGGTTGAGCTAGGCCAGTTCCGACGCGATCCGGGCGAGTTGGACGGAGAATTGCTGGTCGATCGAGCCGAACGACGTCTCGATCCTGCAGCCGCCCAGCTCGATACGCGGATCGGCTACGATTTCGGTGGGCCCGAGCCGATTGAATTCCTTGGTGATCAGGGCCAGTTGCTCGCTCAGCTGCGCCTGGTCGGCCGGGTTGAGCAACAACCGCAATTGCGGCGCCCCGGCGGCAAGCTGCAGTCCTTCGCGCACCAGGTCGAGCGTGATGTCGGGCGTCTGGGCCAATTCGCGGCGGATGACGCGCTCGGCGATCGCGCACGCCAGGCGAATGATGCGTTGCTCCCATTGGCCGATCAGGTGTTGCTGCACCTGATCGAGTTGGCCGATGGCCTGTCGCAGTGCCGGGAACAGGGTTTCTAAGCGCTTAGCGGCCTCGGTCGCGGCCAGTTGCGACAAGGCTTTTTGGGCCAGTTGCTGGCCCTCGGTCTGTGCCTGCTTCTTGACGGCCTCGGCCTGCTTACGCGCCTGCGTGATGATGCCTTCGGCCTGCGCGCGGATCTCCTGCAGTTGGCGATCGGCCTCGGCGCGCAGATCGTTCATGTTGAACGCGGCCGGATGGATGCCGCGATCGCGATCAGTGGCCTTGATGATGCTCGACAATGCAGGAATCTCTCAGGTGGGGTTAAGCGGCCAGGGAGCCTTGGGGTGCGGGCGGATTGCGACGGCCCGTAGCGTGCAAGCGGCCCCACAGCTCGGCCAGTTCGTGTTGTGCCGTCTCGACATCGCTGAGCCGCGTCGGCCCGAGCGTGGCGAGCTGCTGTTCGAGCGCCGCCGCGTCGCGGGGGCCGAACAACGCCAACACCCGGTGCGTGAAGCCTTCGTTCGAGCCGGCCAACGCCAGGACGACG
It contains:
- the fliJ gene encoding flagellar export protein FliJ encodes the protein MARFRFRLQTLLHLREAARDERRTALGEALAAEAVLLERRAEIDAQLQAQHELAQTRGLGPLDVDALLNIERYEMLLRAERQLLEKQLRSVQEEIEVRRAALAEADRQVRILERLRETQQDRFEHEARRLEHLQLDEVAAQRWLREARS
- a CDS encoding FliI/YscN family ATPase; protein product: MLDLEAQVAQIMPTAIAGRVVRTLGLTAAVEGFPAPVGAVAEIERHAGAPVPAEVVGFNGGETILFPLSDMSGVRHGNAVRLVQTVPYLRVGPELLGRVIDARGRAIDGGPQPALAHRIPIQRSAPLATQRPRIDTPLSTGIRSIDGLLTCGRGQRMGIFAGPGVGKSVTLGMMARYTSADIRVIGLVGERGRELNEFLERDLGPEGRARSVVVVATSDEPAILRVRAALVATALAEYFRDLQQDVLLLVDSLTRFAMAQREIGLAAGEPPATRGYPPSVFAMLPKLVERAGRTTDGSITAFYSVLVEADDPNEPIGDAVRGLLDGHTWLSRKIASRGHYPAVDVLDSLSRLMSTIAPPEHQEAARFVRELLAAYRENEDLISIGAYRRGTNPVVDLAVDMRDEINLFLRQRIEEPATVESAREGLEALVRSAARRRNVPQPTTPAGRAPTPRTATA